In Cedecea neteri, a single genomic region encodes these proteins:
- a CDS encoding alpha/beta fold hydrolase: MKSTRTLTKTSLLLSLLLAGTGLSSPVFAAPTAAPAAPWDTQLNPAAHQADAVFTDYKFRDGETLAQVKLHYATLGKAHRNAQGEIDNAILVLHWTGADSRALLSPVWTKSLYGPGRPLDSNRYYLIFADSIGHGQSSKPSDGLKAKFPNYDYGDMVDLQHKLVTETLGIKHLHAVIGMSMGGMNAWQWAVAYPNMMDGVMPVVSLPIKVSGRNLLWRRMIVDSVRADPAWHNGNYTQAPESWLQGYNILRMMIDSAPDLQRTIPDGAAADKFLANNRFTANHIDTNDVLYSLKSSFSYNPQPDLSKITTKLYALNFSDDEFNPDSLRVLETEVPKLKQGRYVVQAGTPTSPGHFTMTRPDLWANHVGEFMQWIGDKG, from the coding sequence ATGAAATCTACGCGTACCCTTACGAAAACCAGTCTGTTGTTAAGCCTTCTGTTGGCCGGAACCGGGCTCTCCAGCCCCGTATTTGCCGCCCCCACAGCAGCACCCGCGGCTCCCTGGGACACTCAGCTCAACCCGGCGGCACATCAGGCCGATGCCGTATTCACTGACTACAAGTTTCGGGATGGTGAAACGCTGGCTCAGGTGAAACTGCACTACGCCACGCTCGGGAAGGCGCACCGAAATGCGCAGGGAGAGATTGATAATGCGATCCTCGTGCTGCACTGGACGGGGGCAGACAGCCGGGCGCTGCTGAGCCCGGTCTGGACCAAATCCCTTTACGGACCTGGCCGCCCGCTGGATTCGAATCGCTACTATCTGATTTTTGCCGACAGCATTGGTCACGGTCAGTCGAGCAAACCGAGCGACGGCTTAAAGGCAAAATTCCCCAACTACGATTACGGCGATATGGTTGATTTGCAGCATAAGCTGGTAACTGAAACGCTGGGGATTAAACATCTGCATGCCGTGATAGGGATGTCGATGGGGGGAATGAACGCCTGGCAGTGGGCGGTGGCGTACCCGAACATGATGGATGGCGTTATGCCGGTCGTGTCGCTGCCGATCAAGGTCTCCGGGCGTAATCTGCTGTGGCGCAGAATGATCGTAGACTCGGTGCGAGCCGATCCGGCCTGGCACAACGGCAATTATACTCAGGCGCCTGAGAGCTGGCTTCAGGGCTACAACATCCTGAGAATGATGATCGACAGTGCGCCGGATCTGCAAAGAACGATCCCGGACGGGGCCGCAGCGGACAAGTTCCTGGCGAACAACCGTTTCACCGCCAATCATATCGACACCAACGATGTTCTCTATTCGCTCAAATCCTCCTTCAGCTATAACCCGCAGCCTGATCTGAGCAAAATCACCACCAAACTGTATGCGCTGAACTTCTCGGACGACGAGTTCAATCCGGACAGCCTGCGCGTGCTGGAAACCGAGGTGCCGAAGCTAAAACAGGGCCGCTATGTAGTGCAGGCTGGCACCCCGACATCGCCGGGGCATTTCACCATGACGCGCCCGGATCTGTGGGCTAATCACGTCGGCGAATTTATGCAATGGATTGGCGATAAAGGGTAA
- a CDS encoding helix-turn-helix transcriptional regulator, translated as MELLANEWTQFVAAPSQGLQGLHAHFNKHRYERHSHDYFVIGTMDVGASKVGLGSGSIIAPAGSAMIVNPGDAHDGSVYSEQGYTYSMLYVQPWVVDGIAHELELNPDRSLCFTRPVLSDPDIVVGLQTLHRTLFQQQDSLALEVTLIDALKPLLSRYSTRRFTPQEECHEPRIARVRDLIHASFASTLTTEDMAQASGLSRVRLNQLFRAAYGLSLHAYLNRVRMDAARQMLRAGLPAVDVASAVGLFDQSHLIRRFKGCFGITPAQFVSAHFSDIQYGRR; from the coding sequence ATGGAGCTTCTCGCTAACGAGTGGACGCAATTTGTCGCGGCGCCGTCGCAGGGGCTCCAGGGCCTGCACGCCCATTTTAATAAGCACCGCTATGAGCGCCATTCCCACGATTACTTTGTGATCGGCACTATGGACGTCGGGGCCTCGAAAGTGGGGCTCGGCAGCGGATCAATCATCGCACCTGCAGGCAGCGCGATGATTGTGAATCCGGGGGATGCCCACGACGGCAGCGTTTACTCCGAGCAGGGGTACACCTATAGCATGCTCTACGTGCAGCCCTGGGTTGTGGACGGCATTGCTCACGAGCTGGAACTGAATCCCGACCGCAGCCTTTGTTTTACCCGCCCGGTGTTAAGCGACCCGGATATCGTGGTCGGGCTGCAAACCCTTCACCGCACCCTTTTTCAACAGCAGGACAGCTTAGCGCTGGAGGTGACGCTGATTGACGCGTTAAAACCGCTGCTGAGCCGCTATTCCACGCGCCGATTTACCCCGCAGGAAGAATGCCACGAGCCGCGAATCGCCAGAGTGCGTGACCTGATTCACGCCAGCTTTGCTTCCACGCTGACCACGGAAGATATGGCGCAGGCCTCCGGGCTGAGCCGTGTTCGCCTGAACCAGCTATTCCGTGCCGCATATGGCTTGTCGCTGCACGCCTACCTCAACAGAGTCCGCATGGATGCCGCCAGGCAAATGCTCCGCGCGGGCCTGCCCGCGGTGGACGTCGCCAGCGCCGTAGGCCTCTTCGATCAGAGCCATTTGATTCGCCGTTTTAAAGGCTGCTTCGGCATCACTCCGGCACAATTTGTTAGCGCTCATTTTTCAGATATCCAATACGGCCGCCGCTGA
- a CDS encoding 2-dehydropantoate 2-reductase translates to MKILVVGAGAIGGYYGARLIQAGADVTFLVRPKRAELLAKQGLRLESSLGDFNAPVNAVARDSLRPDYDLILLSCKTYDLQSAIEDITPAVSPSTAILPFLNGLSVYDELDARFGRDRVLGGAAYIATTLNANGEIKQMGAADQVVVGARSPATLDVAKAAYALLASSAGVRVLSDNIMQALWNKWVMLASGALMNCLMRGTVGDILATQDGEALMKQAISESLSVAAAEGYALPQEEITSIEKRLLDPQSAWAASMMRDIASNASRLEGDAIVGDMITRATRHGLNVPLYRAAYCHLQVYAHQRTPGAAVQQPFK, encoded by the coding sequence ATGAAAATACTGGTGGTTGGGGCAGGTGCTATCGGCGGTTATTACGGCGCAAGGCTGATTCAAGCTGGCGCTGACGTGACTTTTCTCGTTCGGCCAAAACGGGCTGAGCTGTTGGCTAAACAGGGGCTGCGGCTGGAAAGCAGCCTGGGCGATTTTAACGCCCCGGTTAATGCGGTCGCCCGGGACAGTCTCCGGCCAGACTACGATCTGATTTTGCTCAGTTGCAAAACATACGATCTGCAGTCGGCTATCGAGGATATTACGCCTGCTGTGAGCCCTTCTACCGCCATTTTGCCTTTCCTCAATGGCCTCTCGGTTTACGACGAACTCGACGCCCGTTTTGGCCGTGACCGGGTGCTCGGCGGCGCGGCTTATATTGCCACCACGCTTAACGCTAACGGTGAGATCAAACAAATGGGGGCGGCGGATCAGGTTGTTGTCGGCGCGAGATCGCCAGCCACGCTTGATGTAGCAAAAGCGGCTTACGCGCTGTTAGCCTCTTCCGCTGGCGTGCGCGTCCTGTCAGATAACATCATGCAGGCGCTGTGGAATAAGTGGGTGATGCTGGCTTCCGGCGCGTTGATGAACTGCCTGATGCGCGGCACGGTGGGGGATATCCTGGCGACACAGGACGGCGAAGCGCTGATGAAACAGGCGATTTCGGAGAGCCTTAGCGTCGCCGCAGCGGAAGGCTATGCGCTGCCGCAGGAGGAAATCACCAGCATCGAAAAACGCCTGCTGGATCCACAATCCGCCTGGGCCGCCTCGATGATGCGCGACATTGCCAGCAACGCGTCACGCCTTGAAGGTGATGCTATCGTCGGCGATATGATTACCCGAGCCACCCGGCACGGTCTGAACGTTCCGCTTTATCGGGCGGCGTACTGCCATCTCCAGGTTTATGCCCACCAGCGTACGCCGGGTGCGGCAGTTCAGCAGCCGTTCAAATAA
- a CDS encoding MFS transporter, translating into MSHSTDSPSVSQTSARVSAWVMIVIGAGSVLSSLDLFVVNLAFPAIRDSFAGATNQALSWVISAYSIAFAAFLVPAGRMADIYGRKRIFKAGLAVFSVASVACAFAPDVISLICARGLKGVGAALMIPTSLGLLLAAYPKERHKQMVGIWAATGSVAAALGPMLGGALVNIDWRLIFLINLPVAIPALWLSKHLTETAVVKSRLPDILGSLMLVVGLALLVAGISWASDWGFASARLWTVLGGAFVFLTLFVRRCLTQPSPALDLRVFRVPAFTLATLGMAFFYMGFAIMLLGGSLFLTQVWHWPTVEAGAAFGLGPGTAVVASLIAGRTGFSPKKLTIAAGILYVIAGLWWHSTLNAEPDYLLAYLPALMLTGAGAGIGQTGFIAGGTAALPAHQYATGTGIINTSRQIGAAIGVAVFVAVSGSAVASEQYHTAWLLMSLFGLIASLSALLLSAKR; encoded by the coding sequence ATGTCTCATTCCACGGATTCACCGTCCGTCAGCCAGACCAGCGCACGCGTATCCGCCTGGGTCATGATTGTGATTGGCGCGGGAAGCGTGCTGTCGTCGCTCGACCTGTTTGTCGTTAACCTTGCTTTCCCGGCTATTCGCGATAGCTTTGCCGGCGCCACTAACCAGGCGCTGTCCTGGGTGATCAGCGCCTATTCCATTGCCTTTGCTGCGTTTCTGGTGCCTGCAGGCCGAATGGCAGATATATACGGCCGCAAACGTATCTTCAAGGCAGGCCTGGCGGTGTTTTCGGTGGCGAGCGTAGCCTGTGCTTTTGCCCCGGATGTTATCTCGCTGATTTGCGCGCGGGGCCTGAAAGGCGTTGGCGCAGCGTTGATGATCCCCACCAGCCTGGGGCTATTGCTGGCAGCGTATCCAAAAGAGCGCCATAAGCAAATGGTAGGGATTTGGGCCGCGACCGGCTCCGTTGCCGCCGCACTGGGCCCAATGCTCGGCGGGGCGCTGGTAAATATCGACTGGCGATTGATCTTCCTGATCAACCTGCCGGTGGCGATCCCGGCGCTGTGGCTGAGCAAGCATCTGACAGAAACGGCGGTCGTTAAAAGCCGCCTCCCGGATATTCTCGGCTCGCTAATGCTGGTTGTTGGGCTTGCGCTGCTGGTGGCCGGGATCTCCTGGGCCAGCGACTGGGGCTTCGCCAGCGCCAGGCTCTGGACGGTGTTGGGCGGGGCATTCGTCTTCCTGACGCTGTTCGTTCGTCGCTGCCTGACTCAGCCCTCCCCGGCGCTCGACCTGCGGGTATTCCGCGTGCCTGCCTTTACCCTGGCGACGCTGGGCATGGCCTTTTTCTACATGGGATTTGCCATCATGCTGCTGGGCGGCAGCCTGTTTTTGACCCAGGTCTGGCACTGGCCAACCGTTGAGGCGGGTGCCGCTTTTGGTCTCGGCCCCGGCACTGCCGTGGTCGCTTCGTTGATCGCCGGCAGAACAGGGTTTTCCCCTAAAAAACTCACCATCGCCGCCGGTATTTTGTATGTGATAGCCGGCCTCTGGTGGCACAGCACTCTGAACGCCGAACCGGACTATCTGCTGGCCTACCTGCCTGCGCTGATGCTGACAGGAGCCGGAGCGGGTATCGGCCAGACAGGGTTTATTGCAGGCGGCACGGCGGCGCTACCGGCGCATCAATATGCCACCGGCACCGGGATCATCAACACATCGAGGCAAATTGGCGCCGCCATAGGCGTGGCGGTGTTTGTGGCCGTGTCCGGCAGCGCCGTTGCCAGCGAGCAGTACCACACTGCGTGGCTGCTAATGTCGCTCTTCGGGCTTATCGCTTCGCTATCAGCGCTGCTGCTGAGCGCAAAGCGGTAG
- a CDS encoding winged helix-turn-helix transcriptional regulator, translating into MRSKGFEGMTCSVACVMGALGDRWGMLIMRDLFLGLRRYDDFRRSSGITNATLSDRLKALEEQGLITRQRYQTRPDRYEYLLTEKGRDIGLVLLSMMQIGSKWNIPDLVGPSLLMVDGSSGHKVKVALVDVETGQQVSPQDVMVELGPGADDLTRWRSAGRIRNPEPSES; encoded by the coding sequence ATGCGCTCGAAAGGTTTTGAAGGTATGACCTGCTCCGTCGCCTGCGTGATGGGAGCCTTAGGCGACCGCTGGGGAATGCTGATTATGCGGGACCTGTTTTTAGGCCTCCGCCGTTATGACGATTTTCGCCGCTCAAGCGGCATCACCAATGCCACGCTATCTGACAGGCTAAAAGCGCTTGAAGAACAAGGGCTGATTACCCGTCAGCGCTACCAGACGAGGCCGGATCGCTACGAATATTTGCTCACCGAAAAAGGGCGGGATATTGGGCTGGTGCTGCTGAGCATGATGCAGATAGGCAGTAAGTGGAATATCCCTGACCTTGTGGGGCCGTCGCTTTTAATGGTGGATGGCAGCAGCGGACATAAAGTGAAAGTTGCCCTTGTGGATGTCGAAACCGGGCAGCAAGTTTCACCGCAGGACGTGATGGTGGAGTTGGGGCCTGGTGCCGACGACCTCACCCGCTGGCGTTCGGCGGGCCGAATCAGAAACCCTGAACCCAGCGAAAGCTAA
- the mgrA gene encoding L-glyceraldehyde 3-phosphate reductase: MNYSAAPSRYSNNMQYRKTGKSGLALPLISLGLWQNFGGVDVFETGRAILRHAFDNGITHFDLANNYGPPAGSAEENFGRWMAKDFAPYRDELIISTKAGWDMWPGPYGGPTGTKKHLVASCEQSLKRMGLDYVDIFYSHRVDADTPLEETMGALVQLHRQGKALYVGISSYSPELTRQAAQILAEEKVPLFIHQPNYSMLNRTIENGLLDTLAEIGSGCIAFSPLAQGMLTSKYLNGVPQGARAAGEGSRVAGMLNTENLNKIRALNAVAESRGQTLAQMAIAWVLRDARVTSALIGARTVEQLADSLKALDNLAFSAQELAEIDRHATEGGVDLWRVSSQIK; the protein is encoded by the coding sequence ATGAATTACAGTGCTGCACCATCTCGTTACAGCAATAATATGCAATACCGTAAAACGGGAAAAAGTGGCCTGGCGTTACCGCTTATTTCGTTAGGGCTGTGGCAAAACTTCGGCGGGGTGGATGTTTTTGAAACCGGCAGAGCCATTCTGCGTCACGCTTTTGATAACGGTATTACCCACTTCGATCTTGCCAACAATTATGGCCCGCCGGCGGGATCGGCGGAAGAGAACTTCGGGCGCTGGATGGCGAAAGACTTTGCCCCTTACCGTGACGAACTGATTATTTCCACCAAAGCCGGATGGGATATGTGGCCAGGTCCTTACGGTGGTCCAACGGGCACCAAAAAACACCTGGTTGCCAGCTGCGAGCAAAGCCTGAAGCGCATGGGATTGGATTATGTTGATATCTTCTATAGCCATCGCGTGGATGCCGATACGCCGCTTGAGGAAACAATGGGGGCGCTGGTACAGCTGCATCGCCAGGGCAAAGCGCTTTACGTGGGCATATCTTCTTACTCCCCTGAGCTGACTCGTCAGGCGGCGCAAATTCTGGCTGAAGAGAAAGTCCCGCTGTTCATTCACCAGCCGAATTACTCAATGCTGAACCGGACTATTGAGAACGGGTTGCTGGATACGCTGGCAGAGATCGGCAGTGGCTGTATTGCTTTCTCCCCGCTGGCTCAGGGAATGCTGACGTCGAAATACCTGAACGGTGTGCCACAGGGGGCGCGTGCTGCCGGAGAAGGCTCTCGGGTGGCTGGTATGTTAAATACGGAGAACCTCAATAAGATCCGCGCGCTGAATGCCGTGGCGGAAAGTCGTGGGCAAACGCTGGCGCAAATGGCGATTGCCTGGGTTCTGCGTGATGCTCGAGTCACCTCTGCGTTGATTGGTGCACGTACCGTAGAGCAGCTTGCGGACTCGCTAAAAGCGCTGGATAACCTGGCGTTTAGTGCTCAGGAGCTGGCCGAGATTGACAGGCATGCCACCGAAGGCGGCGTGGACTTATGGCGTGTCTCTTCGCAAATTAAATAA
- a CDS encoding SDR family oxidoreductase: MTQDSVLVTGGTGFIAQHCIITLLAKGYDVRTTVRSADRKAEVLKNLKEGGCEPGDRLSFFVADLMADEGWADAMAGCRYVMHGASPTPSGHHATDEDWIKPAVDGNLRVLRAASFAGVKRVVLTSAFGAVGVGHPASHRRPFDETDWSDVSGNVWPYQKSKTLAEKAAWDFVEKEGRGLELSAVNPVAVMGPVLGPDFSHSTRLVKNMLDGQKGNPNINSCFVDVRDVADLHWLAMTHPAANGERLLASSGHSLLMVEVAKILRKHLGEAASKVSTLALPDWMVRLAAHKNPGMKGSLTLLGVDMNVTNAKAVNLLGWAPRSPEEAIVATAESFIRLGLLEK, translated from the coding sequence ATGACACAAGATAGCGTATTGGTTACCGGCGGGACCGGATTTATTGCCCAGCATTGCATCATTACGCTGCTGGCAAAAGGCTATGACGTTCGTACCACCGTGCGTTCCGCTGACCGCAAAGCGGAAGTGCTCAAAAACCTGAAAGAGGGTGGCTGCGAGCCGGGCGATCGTCTCTCCTTTTTCGTTGCAGATTTAATGGCGGATGAAGGCTGGGCTGACGCGATGGCCGGGTGCCGCTATGTGATGCATGGCGCATCGCCGACGCCTTCCGGCCACCACGCCACCGACGAAGACTGGATCAAACCTGCGGTAGACGGCAACCTGCGAGTGCTCCGCGCTGCGAGCTTTGCCGGGGTTAAGCGTGTCGTCCTCACCTCTGCCTTTGGGGCCGTTGGCGTCGGGCACCCGGCAAGCCACCGCCGCCCGTTTGATGAAACGGACTGGAGCGACGTGTCTGGTAACGTGTGGCCTTATCAGAAATCGAAAACGCTGGCGGAAAAAGCTGCCTGGGACTTTGTGGAGAAAGAAGGCCGTGGCCTGGAGCTGTCGGCTGTGAACCCGGTGGCGGTGATGGGGCCGGTATTGGGGCCTGATTTTTCCCATTCCACGCGGCTGGTGAAAAACATGCTGGACGGGCAAAAAGGCAACCCGAACATCAACTCTTGCTTTGTGGATGTGCGCGACGTGGCCGACTTGCACTGGCTGGCGATGACGCACCCGGCAGCCAACGGCGAGCGCTTACTTGCCAGTTCCGGCCACAGCCTGCTGATGGTAGAGGTGGCGAAAATCCTGCGTAAACACCTCGGCGAAGCCGCCAGCAAAGTTTCTACTCTTGCATTGCCCGACTGGATGGTGCGCCTGGCGGCGCACAAAAATCCGGGTATGAAAGGATCGCTGACTCTGCTGGGCGTGGACATGAACGTGACCAATGCGAAAGCGGTGAACCTGCTCGGCTGGGCACCGCGTTCCCCGGAAGAGGCGATTGTCGCCACCGCCGAAAGCTTTATCCGCCTGGGCTTACTGGAAAAATAA
- a CDS encoding AraC family transcriptional regulator, whose translation MLDSPFYLRNSTAMHTDPFSEILKFADAESLVTGGFTAGGDWALHFPPPDKIKFFAIVKGSCWVMLEGHPEPIHFCTGDVGLLNARRAFIVASSPEIKPVDAMSVFKAGERNYAALGEGKEFEYMGGHVLLDPNRGQMLAQVLPQWIHIPAASPQAASFRWLLDQLIAERETAQPGTQLASAQLSQLLFIQILRAHLQTSSSLPAGILRALGDTRLAPALQLIHANPARNWRLEDLAKACAMSRTTFAEYFRNVSGITPVAYLTQWRMRLAEKALREQADQIAMVAQSLGYTSESAFSNAFKRETGLSPKAWRNAARNTVS comes from the coding sequence ATGCTTGATAGTCCGTTCTACTTGCGCAATAGTACGGCAATGCATACCGACCCGTTTTCTGAAATCCTCAAGTTTGCCGACGCCGAGTCGCTGGTCACCGGCGGCTTTACCGCGGGCGGCGACTGGGCACTTCACTTCCCCCCGCCGGACAAAATCAAGTTCTTCGCCATCGTCAAAGGCAGTTGCTGGGTGATGCTCGAAGGTCATCCCGAACCGATTCATTTTTGCACCGGCGACGTCGGCCTGCTGAATGCCAGGCGGGCATTTATTGTCGCCAGTTCACCGGAGATAAAACCGGTCGATGCCATGAGCGTCTTTAAGGCCGGAGAGCGAAACTACGCCGCACTGGGGGAAGGGAAAGAGTTTGAGTATATGGGCGGGCACGTCCTGCTGGATCCCAACCGCGGGCAAATGCTTGCTCAGGTGCTGCCGCAGTGGATTCACATCCCGGCCGCATCCCCACAGGCGGCGTCCTTCCGCTGGCTGCTCGATCAGCTGATTGCCGAAAGAGAAACAGCCCAGCCCGGCACCCAGCTCGCCTCCGCGCAACTTTCGCAGCTGCTGTTTATTCAGATCCTGCGTGCCCATTTGCAAACCAGCAGTTCGCTTCCGGCAGGTATACTGCGCGCGCTGGGAGATACCCGCCTTGCCCCGGCGCTGCAGCTTATCCACGCCAACCCGGCTCGTAACTGGCGCCTGGAAGATCTCGCCAAAGCCTGTGCCATGTCGCGCACCACATTTGCGGAGTATTTCCGTAACGTATCGGGTATTACGCCCGTGGCTTATCTTACCCAGTGGCGAATGCGGCTGGCGGAGAAAGCGCTGCGCGAGCAGGCAGACCAAATTGCCATGGTGGCCCAGTCCCTGGGCTACACCTCGGAAAGCGCCTTTAGCAACGCCTTTAAGCGTGAAACCGGGCTGTCGCCGAAAGCATGGCGTAACGCCGCTCGCAACACGGTAAGTTGA